One Campylobacter sputorum subsp. sputorum DNA segment encodes these proteins:
- a CDS encoding type II asparaginase, translating to MRKFLLILLLCVGGFAKPNVYILATGGTIAGVAKSNTDKEYKAGTIGVEQLISAVPEIKNLANVKGEQFINIPSTNMNPEIWLNLAKKINTLLNRDDVDGIVVTHGTDTMEETAYFLNLTIKSKKPVVLVGAMRPATAMSADGVLNLYNAVGVASDKNSFARGVMVVMNNEIHQARDVTKTNTSDVATFKSLNFGKIGSVNYAKVEFTSEFNKKHTINSDFDIMKLDKLPQVDIIYAYAGDSDKFIKTAIDSGSKGIILAGMGNGNPSKIVWDALAKASKNAIAVVRSSRVGSGSTSQNSVINDKKFNFITADNLNPQKARVLLMLALSKTQNTNEIQKIFDTH from the coding sequence ATGCGTAAATTTCTACTTATTTTATTATTATGCGTTGGTGGTTTTGCAAAACCAAATGTCTATATACTAGCAACTGGTGGCACTATAGCAGGAGTTGCTAAAAGCAATACCGACAAAGAATACAAAGCCGGAACCATAGGCGTAGAACAGCTAATAAGTGCCGTTCCTGAAATAAAAAATTTAGCAAATGTAAAAGGTGAACAATTTATAAATATACCATCTACAAATATGAATCCAGAAATTTGGCTAAATCTTGCTAAAAAAATAAATACACTACTAAATAGAGACGATGTTGATGGGATTGTGGTAACTCACGGAACAGATACTATGGAAGAAACGGCGTATTTTTTAAATTTAACAATAAAAAGCAAAAAACCTGTTGTATTGGTTGGTGCTATGAGACCAGCAACAGCCATGAGTGCTGATGGGGTTTTAAATTTATACAATGCTGTTGGTGTTGCAAGCGATAAAAATAGTTTTGCAAGAGGAGTTATGGTTGTTATGAATAATGAAATTCACCAAGCTAGGGATGTTACCAAAACAAATACAAGCGATGTTGCAACTTTTAAATCACTGAATTTTGGTAAAATAGGCTCAGTTAATTACGCAAAAGTAGAATTTACAAGCGAATTTAATAAAAAACATACAATAAATTCAGATTTTGACATTATGAAACTAGATAAACTACCACAAGTTGATATCATCTATGCTTACGCAGGAGATAGTGATAAATTTATAAAAACTGCAATTGATAGCGGATCAAAGGGTATAATTCTTGCTGGTATGGGAAATGGAAATCCATCAAAAATAGTTTGGGATGCTTTAGCTAAAGCTAGCAAAAACGCAATAGCAGTCGTAAGAAGCTCAAGGGTTGGAAGTGGTTCAACTAGTCAAAACTCGGTAATTAATGATAAAAAATTTAACTTTATTACAGCTGATAACCTTAATCCGCAAAAAGCACGAGTATTGCTAATGCTAGCATTAAGCAAAACTCAAAACACAAATGAAATTCAAAAAATTTTTGATACTCATTAA
- a CDS encoding Fic family protein has product MFACVKFHPFLDGNKRTAIHISYVFC; this is encoded by the coding sequence ATTTTTGCTTGTGTAAAATTTCATCCATTTTTAGATGGAAATAAAAGAACAGCAATTCATATAAGTTATGTATTTTGCTAA
- a CDS encoding M20 family metallo-hydrolase: MINEKRFKENFDEISKFGALDGGGLTRLAFSNEDKNAREFLINLMKNAGLKVRIDTVGNIFAKFDNVIDPNLPAVSVGSHIDSVPKGGFYDGTLGVMAGLEAIMSIKESGIKIKRPLELIVFVCEESSRFKMATIGSKIVSGKLSLDRVKELKDDNEISVFQAMKNFGLMPENLQKSILKDNTYKSYIELHIEQGRVLEQKGFSVGIVTGIAAPIRFELNIKARADHSGATPMDMRNDALIAASHIILKAQELAKKEKTAVATVGYIRVIPGALNVVPGEVVMGVDIRDIDELTLGLVNENLRAYIKSLSKELNFSYDIKELAYDKPVKLDDDMINLLYENAKNLEINSLKMPSGAGHDAMHLKGIAKSVGMIFVPCKDGISHNINESINFEDAIKGAKILEKTMLDLASE; the protein is encoded by the coding sequence ATGATAAATGAAAAAAGATTTAAAGAGAATTTTGATGAAATTTCTAAATTTGGTGCTTTAGATGGTGGCGGTTTAACTAGACTTGCTTTTAGTAATGAGGATAAAAATGCAAGAGAATTTTTAATAAATTTGATGAAAAATGCTGGATTAAAAGTAAGGATAGATACAGTTGGAAATATTTTTGCTAAATTTGATAATGTTATAGATCCAAATTTACCTGCAGTAAGCGTTGGATCGCATATAGATAGTGTTCCAAAGGGTGGATTTTATGATGGAACTTTGGGCGTTATGGCAGGACTTGAGGCTATTATGAGTATAAAAGAAAGTGGCATTAAAATTAAAAGACCACTTGAGCTTATAGTTTTTGTTTGTGAAGAATCGAGTAGATTTAAAATGGCAACAATTGGAAGTAAAATAGTAAGTGGAAAACTTAGTCTTGATAGAGTTAAAGAATTAAAAGATGATAATGAAATTTCAGTTTTTCAAGCTATGAAAAATTTCGGTTTAATGCCTGAAAATTTACAAAAATCTATTTTAAAAGATAACACATATAAAAGTTATATAGAACTTCATATAGAGCAAGGTAGAGTGCTTGAGCAAAAAGGTTTTAGTGTTGGCATAGTTACTGGTATAGCAGCACCGATTCGTTTTGAGCTAAATATAAAAGCAAGAGCCGATCATAGTGGTGCAACACCTATGGATATGAGAAATGATGCTTTAATTGCGGCTAGTCATATCATTTTAAAAGCACAAGAACTTGCAAAAAAAGAAAAAACAGCAGTAGCGACTGTTGGATATATAAGAGTAATTCCTGGGGCTTTAAATGTAGTTCCAGGAGAAGTTGTAATGGGTGTTGACATTAGAGATATAGACGAATTAACATTAGGCTTGGTAAATGAAAATTTAAGAGCTTATATAAAAAGTTTGTCTAAAGAGTTAAATTTTAGTTATGATATCAAAGAATTAGCATATGACAAACCTGTAAAACTTGATGATGATATGATAAATTTACTTTATGAAAATGCAAAAAACTTAGAAATAAATTCGCTTAAAATGCCAAGTGGAGCAGGGCATGATGCTATGCATTTAAAAGGCATTGCAAAGAGTGTTGGAATGATTTTTGTTCCTTGTAAAGATGGTATAAGTCATAACATAAATGAGAGCATAAATTTTGAAGATGCTATAAAAGGGGCAAAAATACTAGAAAAAACAATGTTAGATCTAGCTAGTGAGTGA